agaaatattgtaaaactattgtgaacatatcatttcttataAATTAAAGTTAAGGTTTAATGTTTTActgttatttaatttaattttttagttaaaatattagttataaaattatttatttatttatttatattttataattattaattaattatttatgacatcatcGGTTCGACCATCGGTCCGACCCCGGTCCGACCATAAAACCGAGAATCACTCTCTATTCCGGTTCTTTGATcgtaccggtttttaaaaccatggttttaCTCACTTTTACTTCCTCTTTCTCAAAATCCCATAGATAAATATTGATCAGAATTCAGAGAAACCAcacaaatgacaaaaaaaaaaaaatcgaggaTGTCTCAGATCATAACTGAACGACAAAAATCTGAGTCGtcttggaagaagaagaagaagaagtcagTGCTTACATCCGATCGTCTACCGGACGATGTCCTAATCGACATCCTGAGTCGACTGCCACCCAAATCCTTAATCCGATTCAGGTGCGTTTCCAAATCTTGGAGCTCCACAATCACCAACCCCTTTTTCATCACCACACATCTCAACCAAGCCAAATCTTTGTCCAATGGTTATTTGTTATATACACGATTGCCTGTGGAGTTTTTGTGTGGCAAAGAATTGTGTGCTGTTGTTTACAATAGGGACCCAACGTTGACCCAGGTTTCCAAATATGAAATACCCTTTTCTGGTTCACGTATATTGGGCATTTGTAATGGCTTATTTTGCTTAGGTAGTCATAGAGTACTAAATTTGTGGAATCCATGTATTAGGAAGTTTAAGAAGGTACTTGATGGTACTTGTTTCACAAGGCATTGTCGTCATATTGCTCTTGGACTCGCTTATTGTTCTCAAAATTATGACTACAAGATTGTGAGGATGGTGTGTTTTGAAGGGTTGAATGGAGAAGGAAAAGTGGTCCCAGCTGTAGCTGAGATTTATACATTGAGTAGGGATTCGTGGAGGAAAGGGATTGGAATATCGGTGGACTCGTTAAATAGGTTTGAACCCAATGGATCTATTGATAGAATTGATGAATCCCCGTGTATGTTTTTCAATGGAGCTTTGCATTCTATAGCGTATATTGGGAACTATAAATTCATTTTGTCTTTTGATGTTAATGATGAGACATTCCGAGAGATAATGTTGCCGAATGATTACTTAAATGGAGTTCATCTACAATTTGAAAAACTTGTGGTGTTCAAGGGATCATTGTCTTTGATTGTTTTTGTTCAAGCTGAAGATGAAGAGGGTGATGTTTTCCACATATGGGTGATGAGGGAGTATGGGGTTGTTAAGTCTTGGACTAAAAAAAGTGTACCAATGGAAAAGGTTGGGCAGTTCATTGGCTGCACTGACAATGGTGAACTTTTGATCAAAAAGATTGGCACTGGGCTGGTTTTGTTTGATCCTGAGGGTCGAAACGAGGAAATTCTTGGAATTAAAAATGCTACATGGGCGGCTTATACTACTAATTTCTTGGAGAGCCTAGTATTGTTTGATGGTGTAAACGTGTAATCTGAAGTGAACTCAAAGATTAGTTACTTTGAAATTCAGGCAAGACAGCCTTCTTTCTGAAATTCACATTAGCAAGTCATTTTGTGAAGATGTTGGAAAGTTCTGTTTGGTATGTAATCTGTGGATGAAGAAGTTATGTTCtgttttttttcctattgtAGTAGACATGAAAGTAATGTGGTAATCCTGGTTGATTTTTGTGGTCATTCTAGAACAATGTAATCTTATAGTGAAACATACATGTTTAGCCACCATAGCCTTGTGTCACTCATCCTAGCATAATGATTACTGGATTGGGTATCAAGTTAACAATTGTAGTTAATTCTACAgataatttgttaatattgTTGGTACTTCGTGGTAaccttgattttgattttttgcaaCGCACCTTGTTGGATGTCATGTTTGATTCCTAGGAAACAAAAGATATTTTCTATAAACTATGAATTTGTTGTGTTGGCTAAATTGATTGttattcttttttccccctattttGATGATGTGGAGCCTCATCAAGATAGGGCCATTAAGACCCACCCCTGAGGAGTAAATCTCGAATACGTGACTCCACTTGTCAGAATCATCTATCAAGTAATCCAAGAAAACTACTAGTGGTGATTCAAGCCTAGAATGTCTTTGTCTACAGCTCATTTCAAGCCTCCCACCACTAGGCTCCAACCTAATGATTTCCCCCCtattttgatagcttttttactaatttatttatctatttatgtTTTCtgttctatttatttatttatttattttttttacaagataaaatttctactctaacttaatctaagtgtatgtgtgtatgaAACTTccttctggagacttgaaccccgactcttactccccacaccccacaagcacttatacttgtggagtgaccatcgcaccaaaggTATGCGGTGGTTTTTCTGTTCTATTTTTAAGTTGGCAAGAATCTATAGATTTATATGAATAGGAGATAAACTATAGGAATTAGGTCTCAAGTTTAATTCTCAAAGTTTGTAATAATTAATTGGCTGCATAAGCCTCATTCGATGACCCATATTGGACACTAGCCTAATTCATCAAGCTTTTGGCtgaatccttttctttttaaatcagGAATTTTCGTCCACCTATTGTTTCCTTTCTCTCTATGCTGTCCCACTTCTAAATACTCTTCTTTCAAGTCTCAACATCTATGTATGTTTAAATGTTGCTTGCTAAGCTGCATATAAATTAACCTAACAAATGTTTTCTAGACACTCTGGGTATATTGGTTCCAAAGTATACCTAGCATAGAGACAGGACTGAGAAGGTAGCTCTTGCAGGTAGAATACTCTTTCAAGTAATTTCtccctatttttttattagatatctTTATACATGAATAGAATACACATGAATGTGAACACATGTACAACTACACGCAGGGAAACATGCATGCTTTTTAAGCACAAGGTATGCTAAATCTTTCTAAATTACTATTGCTACACTTTTACTAATTCTATTTGGGACAACTTTCCAATTTCTTTGATGCAAATGAGGGGGTTTGTGAGTTTTCAGTGGTAGGAGAGTAGCTGTTGCTCAATACTTGGTGGCAGTTTTAAATGTTCGAGGTGCATTTCAGTGGTAGGACCGTAGGAGAGTAGCTGCACAACTTgactttctatttttttagggAAAGAGGTGCATTTTGAGCTGAAACTTACtatacaatatttaaaaaaattttatcatatgATAAATTCtaataagtttttaaattagtcaaattaaatgcataggaattttttttttttttttagcaaaaggtaagagagaaaaattgttttagggATAATGTTAAAGCAGAGGAATTTCATCTTCATCTGTCTAAAAGGAGGCAAATCTTAGCATAAGGAAAATGTTTTAGggaaaatcaatttattttttattttttgatagggggacaatcaattaatttatttatctattttgataagAGGACAATCAATTTATTGTTTGGTTATGATTTACACCAAGATTAAGTTTTGATAACATATACCTTGGGATTAAATCATCTTCCATTTAAATCCTCAAATTCCCTTCAATCTAGCACACACGACATTTATTA
The DNA window shown above is from Quercus lobata isolate SW786 chromosome 7, ValleyOak3.0 Primary Assembly, whole genome shotgun sequence and carries:
- the LOC115953702 gene encoding F-box protein At3g07870-like; the encoded protein is MTKKKKSRMSQIITERQKSESSWKKKKKKSVLTSDRLPDDVLIDILSRLPPKSLIRFRCVSKSWSSTITNPFFITTHLNQAKSLSNGYLLYTRLPVEFLCGKELCAVVYNRDPTLTQVSKYEIPFSGSRILGICNGLFCLGSHRVLNLWNPCIRKFKKVLDGTCFTRHCRHIALGLAYCSQNYDYKIVRMVCFEGLNGEGKVVPAVAEIYTLSRDSWRKGIGISVDSLNRFEPNGSIDRIDESPCMFFNGALHSIAYIGNYKFILSFDVNDETFREIMLPNDYLNGVHLQFEKLVVFKGSLSLIVFVQAEDEEGDVFHIWVMREYGVVKSWTKKSVPMEKVGQFIGCTDNGELLIKKIGTGLVLFDPEGRNEEILGIKNATWAAYTTNFLESLVLFDGVNV